The following coding sequences lie in one Leptospira stimsonii genomic window:
- a CDS encoding proline--tRNA ligase, with protein MKASKYILPTEKENPADAVVASHRLMIRAGLVRKSSAGLYFYLPLGVRILQKIKQIIREEMNATGALEFDLPILTPSELWEQSGRWNAMGKEMFRIQDRHDLKYALGPTHEESFSYLVKPLLKSYKDLPINVYQIQTKFRDEIRPRFGVIRSREFIMKDAYSFHIDDASLDETYQAMRVAYRKMFDRCGLKTIPVLADSGSMGGSASEEFMVVSPIGEETLLLCAKCDYSSNSEKTPLILEKENIPSTLPEKKEVSTPGKKTIEEVSQFLGISAKETIKAVALKSEKKKILVYLRGDLELNLHKLHSLLRIVDTEPMSDLEIGELGLVPGFIQPIAPNEKVKVLYDRSLQKELPYVVGGGKEDLHIQGFILEKEISNLPEFADVALAREGDLCPNCNSPLKAEKGIEVGHIFKLGEKYTKAFGIQVLDQSGKARTLTMGCYGIGVNRTLATVIEQCNDDKGIFWPISIAPFEVTLVSITKGEEQYAKAEEFYNVLKNEGVEVFWDDRDLGPGFKLKDSELIGFPIRVTIGKKFFENGELSIYNRKKDKEESFVFTDFEDFTTRVESLRQELFAELE; from the coding sequence AAAAGAAAATCCTGCGGACGCGGTTGTCGCGTCCCATCGTCTGATGATTCGCGCCGGTTTGGTTCGTAAATCCTCCGCCGGTCTTTACTTCTATCTCCCTCTTGGTGTGAGAATTCTTCAAAAGATCAAACAGATCATTAGGGAAGAGATGAACGCGACGGGGGCATTGGAATTCGACCTTCCCATTCTCACTCCTTCCGAACTCTGGGAACAGAGCGGAAGATGGAACGCGATGGGAAAAGAAATGTTTCGGATCCAAGATCGACACGACCTCAAATACGCGCTCGGGCCAACTCACGAAGAATCTTTTAGTTATCTCGTAAAGCCTCTTTTGAAATCGTATAAGGATCTTCCGATCAACGTCTATCAGATCCAGACGAAGTTTCGTGATGAGATTCGTCCACGCTTCGGAGTGATTCGTTCGAGAGAGTTTATTATGAAAGATGCATATTCTTTTCATATAGACGACGCTTCTTTGGACGAAACCTATCAAGCGATGAGAGTCGCTTATCGAAAGATGTTCGATCGTTGCGGTCTCAAGACCATTCCCGTTCTTGCAGATTCCGGAAGTATGGGCGGTTCGGCTTCGGAAGAATTTATGGTCGTATCTCCGATCGGAGAGGAAACCTTGCTTCTTTGCGCGAAGTGCGATTACAGTTCGAACAGCGAAAAAACTCCCCTTATATTAGAAAAAGAGAATATTCCTTCTACGCTTCCCGAGAAAAAAGAAGTTTCGACTCCGGGCAAAAAGACCATCGAAGAAGTGAGTCAGTTTCTCGGAATTTCCGCGAAAGAAACGATCAAAGCGGTCGCTTTAAAATCGGAAAAAAAGAAGATTCTTGTCTATCTTCGCGGAGATCTGGAACTCAATCTTCACAAACTTCATTCTCTTCTGCGAATTGTGGATACGGAGCCGATGAGCGATTTGGAAATCGGAGAACTCGGGCTGGTTCCCGGTTTTATTCAACCGATTGCGCCGAACGAGAAAGTAAAGGTTTTATACGATCGTTCCTTACAGAAAGAACTTCCGTATGTCGTCGGTGGAGGGAAGGAAGATCTTCATATCCAAGGTTTTATCTTGGAAAAGGAAATCTCCAATCTGCCCGAATTTGCGGATGTCGCATTAGCAAGAGAAGGGGATCTTTGTCCGAATTGTAATTCTCCCTTAAAAGCTGAAAAAGGAATCGAGGTCGGGCATATCTTCAAACTCGGAGAAAAATATACGAAGGCTTTCGGGATTCAAGTTTTGGATCAAAGCGGAAAAGCGAGAACGCTTACGATGGGCTGTTACGGAATCGGGGTCAACAGAACCCTTGCGACCGTGATCGAACAGTGCAACGACGATAAGGGGATTTTTTGGCCGATCAGCATCGCGCCTTTCGAAGTGACTCTTGTGAGCATCACGAAAGGTGAAGAACAATACGCAAAAGCAGAAGAATTTTATAATGTTCTAAAGAATGAAGGCGTCGAAGTTTTCTGGGACGACCGCGATCTCGGCCCGGGATTTAAACTAAAAGATTCCGAACTCATCGGTTTTCCGATCCGAGTCACGATCGGAAAAAAATTCTTCGAAAACGGAGAACTTTCGATCTACAATCGCAAAAAGGATAAAGAAGAATCCTTTGTTTTTACCGATTTTGAAGATTTTACAACTCGAGTAGAATCGCTTCGCCAAGAACTCTTTGCAGAGTTGGAGTAG
- the trpB gene encoding tryptophan synthase subunit beta, translating to MGKESKHSEKEGYFGEFGGRYSPEILHDALVELEATYKKLKKNKHFKKELEYYRKNYIGRPSPLTYAERLTKAWGGARIWLKREDLNHTGAHKINNTIGQVLIAKAMGKTRIIAETGAGQHGVATATVGAMFQLETVVYMGDEDLRRQELNAIRMRMMGAKVVGVSAGTATLKDATSEAMRDWALNVSNTHYIVGSAVGPHPFPTIVRDFQSVIGIESRKQFKKENGKLPNAVVACVGGGSNAIGMFYGFLKDKKVKLYGVEAGGYSSTPGSHSATMAFGKTGFLHGTKTLVIQDEFGQIVPAHSVSAGLDYPGVGPEHAFLNKNGRVTYANVNDEGALDAFLEVCRIEGIIPALETAHAFQYAKSLAKEMGKKEDILICLSGRGDKDVAEVARLRKGEFS from the coding sequence ATGGGAAAAGAATCAAAACATTCCGAAAAGGAAGGATATTTCGGGGAATTCGGCGGACGTTATTCTCCTGAAATTCTTCACGACGCTCTCGTGGAACTCGAAGCCACGTACAAGAAGTTAAAGAAAAACAAACACTTCAAAAAAGAACTCGAATACTATCGTAAGAATTATATCGGAAGACCTTCTCCCCTGACTTACGCGGAACGTCTGACAAAGGCCTGGGGTGGCGCGAGAATCTGGCTCAAGAGAGAAGATCTCAATCATACAGGCGCCCATAAGATCAACAACACGATCGGACAGGTTCTGATCGCAAAGGCGATGGGAAAAACAAGAATCATCGCCGAGACCGGAGCGGGTCAGCACGGTGTTGCGACCGCGACCGTGGGAGCGATGTTCCAGTTGGAAACCGTCGTTTACATGGGCGACGAGGATTTGCGTCGCCAAGAACTCAACGCGATTCGCATGAGAATGATGGGCGCGAAGGTCGTAGGCGTCTCTGCCGGAACCGCCACTCTCAAAGACGCGACAAGCGAAGCGATGAGAGACTGGGCATTGAATGTTTCCAATACACATTACATCGTGGGTTCCGCGGTGGGACCTCATCCGTTTCCGACGATCGTAAGAGACTTTCAATCCGTCATCGGGATCGAATCCAGAAAACAATTCAAAAAAGAGAATGGAAAACTCCCGAATGCCGTAGTCGCCTGCGTTGGAGGCGGCTCGAATGCGATCGGGATGTTCTACGGTTTTCTCAAGGATAAGAAGGTGAAGCTCTATGGTGTAGAAGCCGGAGGTTATTCTTCTACACCCGGTTCTCACTCGGCGACGATGGCGTTCGGAAAGACTGGATTCTTACATGGAACCAAAACTCTCGTGATTCAGGACGAGTTCGGTCAAATCGTTCCGGCTCATTCTGTTTCTGCGGGTCTTGATTATCCCGGAGTCGGTCCGGAGCACGCATTCTTAAATAAGAACGGAAGAGTCACCTATGCAAACGTAAACGACGAAGGTGCGTTAGACGCGTTTCTCGAAGTCTGCCGAATTGAAGGTATCATTCCCGCTCTCGAAACAGCCCACGCCTTTCAATATGCAAAATCTCTTGCGAAAGAGATGGGAAAGAAAGAGGACATTCTTATCTGTTTATCCGGAAGAGGGGACAAGGACGTAGCCGAAGTGGCGAGACTGAGAAAAGGAGAATTTTCTTGA
- the trpA gene encoding tryptophan synthase subunit alpha, whose amino-acid sequence MSTISAVFSDEKSVFIPYISLGDPDYDSSVVWADALIRGGAGILELGIPFTDPVADGPVIQKAFKRALAHPFSMKKILEVTAEIHKLHPETPLVYLTYFNPLYSMGLESFTEMAKNSGIQGLIIPDLPYDTPEAEEFFTQLEKRKIDFIHLVTPATTEERIRSMKSLASGFIYYVTSYGVTGERRALAEGLEERIKFVKKVVSLPVCAGFGISSADQAREISRYADGVIIGSAVQRIIEENGNNRELCVEKLFSFSSEIRSSMR is encoded by the coding sequence TTGAGCACGATATCTGCCGTATTCTCGGATGAGAAAAGTGTTTTTATCCCTTATATCTCGTTAGGCGATCCTGATTACGATTCTTCCGTTGTTTGGGCGGATGCTCTGATTCGAGGAGGCGCCGGGATCTTAGAATTGGGAATTCCGTTTACAGATCCTGTGGCCGATGGTCCGGTAATCCAGAAAGCGTTTAAGAGAGCCTTGGCTCATCCTTTTTCGATGAAGAAAATTTTGGAAGTGACCGCTGAAATTCACAAACTTCATCCGGAAACACCTCTTGTTTATCTGACGTATTTCAATCCCCTGTATTCGATGGGTTTAGAATCGTTTACGGAGATGGCTAAGAATTCCGGAATCCAAGGTCTGATCATTCCCGATCTTCCGTACGATACCCCGGAAGCCGAAGAATTTTTTACTCAACTTGAAAAGAGAAAGATTGATTTTATTCATCTTGTTACCCCGGCCACAACGGAAGAGAGAATTCGTTCTATGAAGTCGCTTGCTTCCGGTTTTATTTATTACGTTACTTCTTACGGTGTTACCGGAGAAAGAAGAGCTCTCGCGGAAGGTCTGGAAGAAAGAATCAAGTTTGTGAAGAAAGTTGTTTCCCTTCCTGTTTGTGCCGGCTTTGGGATTTCTTCTGCAGATCAAGCAAGGGAAATTTCAAGATACGCCGACGGTGTGATCATTGGCTCCGCAGTTCAGAGGATCATCGAAGAGAACGGGAATAACCGGGAGCTTTGTGTGGAAAAGTTATTTTCGTTTTCCTCTGAGATTCGTTCTTCTATGAGATGA
- a CDS encoding DUF1564 family protein: MRVSSLCSGVASCEIRRKGHLCSLLIPEYFVREKGLKARFLRSSLSVLLLRFDEALIRKKFLGKRLVYAKYQEENLNLKKMNFRPFEEDWVKLGILAWGLGISRCLLFSILLELDCEPKVNRETKSNGVPTILSITRKLIFSKREVRSQIRKSRAHPS; encoded by the coding sequence ATGAGGGTTTCTTCTTTGTGCTCGGGGGTTGCATCTTGCGAGATTCGGAGAAAGGGGCATCTTTGCTCCCTTTTGATTCCGGAGTATTTTGTGAGGGAGAAGGGGTTGAAGGCGAGGTTTTTGAGGTCGTCTTTGAGCGTTCTTTTGTTACGATTTGACGAAGCTTTGATTCGGAAAAAATTTTTAGGGAAGAGATTGGTTTACGCGAAATACCAGGAGGAAAATCTCAATCTGAAAAAAATGAATTTTCGTCCTTTTGAGGAGGACTGGGTAAAGTTAGGGATTCTCGCCTGGGGATTGGGGATTTCGCGTTGTCTCCTTTTTTCTATTTTATTAGAATTGGATTGCGAACCAAAAGTTAACCGTGAAACGAAATCGAATGGAGTTCCAACCATTCTTTCTATTACTAGAAAGTTAATCTTCTCTAAAAGAGAGGTCCGCAGTCAAATCCGTAAATCACGTGCTCACCCATCCTAA